A DNA window from Thermosynechococcaceae cyanobacterium Okahandja contains the following coding sequences:
- the cas7e gene encoding type I-E CRISPR-associated protein Cas7/Cse4/CasC gives MQLELHLIQSFPPANLNRDENGMPKSTIFGGRPRARISSQCQKRAVRLYYQQHSKLSASQFADRSRNWLPELKKLLIDQGIDEQKAESAARLALEEGLKLKLNEQGKATTIVFLGKTELAAIAHILINNWAGIEPGLTGDKAELSKEITKAIQKALVETGKPGDVALFGRMMASLPTANVDAAVQMAHAISVNTLQQEFDFFTAVDDLGGDDETGADHMGETGYNSSTYYRFATLDTEQLARNLGGTEHLESIVTAFAEAFIHAIPSGHQNSFAAHSLPAVVMAVVRQGQPVSLVDAFENPIAPKNGKSLLENAVKALDTHWADLTKMYGEAGVKYKGIVTRKNLAEQLEALAEAEQDSVDTLLQEALEKAFNTGEQ, from the coding sequence ATGCAACTTGAACTTCATTTGATTCAAAGCTTCCCCCCTGCCAATCTGAATCGGGATGAAAACGGAATGCCTAAATCCACAATTTTTGGCGGTCGTCCGCGTGCCCGCATCTCTAGCCAGTGTCAAAAACGGGCGGTGCGACTGTACTATCAACAACATTCCAAGCTGAGTGCTAGCCAGTTTGCCGATCGCTCCCGCAACTGGTTACCTGAACTGAAAAAGCTCTTGATCGATCAAGGGATTGATGAACAGAAGGCAGAGAGTGCCGCTCGCCTCGCTCTAGAGGAAGGTCTTAAGCTTAAATTGAATGAACAAGGCAAAGCAACGACCATTGTCTTTTTAGGGAAAACGGAATTGGCCGCGATCGCCCACATCCTGATCAACAATTGGGCAGGTATTGAACCCGGCCTAACTGGCGACAAGGCAGAACTATCCAAGGAGATTACCAAGGCTATCCAAAAAGCACTGGTCGAAACGGGCAAACCCGGTGATGTTGCCCTCTTTGGTCGAATGATGGCTTCGCTACCTACGGCCAATGTCGATGCTGCTGTGCAGATGGCTCATGCCATTAGTGTTAACACGCTGCAACAGGAATTCGATTTCTTCACCGCTGTGGATGATCTGGGCGGGGATGACGAAACGGGTGCTGACCACATGGGGGAAACTGGCTACAATAGCTCCACCTACTATCGCTTTGCCACATTGGATACTGAACAACTGGCTCGTAATTTGGGGGGGACAGAGCATCTGGAATCCATTGTGACAGCCTTTGCTGAGGCGTTTATTCATGCCATTCCATCTGGCCATCAAAACAGCTTTGCTGCTCACTCATTGCCTGCGGTGGTCATGGCGGTTGTCCGTCAGGGGCAGCCTGTGTCGTTAGTGGATGCCTTTGAAAACCCGATCGCCCCCAAAAATGGCAAAAGCCTACTGGAAAATGCCGTCAAGGCGCTGGATACCCACTGGGCTGACCTCACCAAAATGTATGGTGAGGCAGGGGTGAAATATAAGGGTATCGTTACCCGCAAAAACTTGGCAGAACAGCTTGAAGCCCTAGCAGAGGCGGAACAGGACTCGGTGGACACGCTGCTGCAAGAAGCTCTAGAGAAAGCCTTCAACACCGGAGAACAGTAA
- the casB gene encoding type I-E CRISPR-associated protein Cse2/CasB, with protein MTTTQTPPRHRLEREIKFLQTIQDRIKNDTGAKAAFKRALSGEHYHLRKVYPCTLPYLADIHEQQQHLWIFVACLAIYHDQDSEPAPRNFAQSCLDLQNSTESKGPERRFRTLLDTDLADIQSPITALVRQIKSKKDKNIPVYYPQLIADLCFWDHPDQFIQDQWAKTFWRATSPSNKPDEAD; from the coding sequence ATGACCACAACCCAGACCCCACCCCGTCATCGCCTAGAGCGAGAGATAAAATTCCTGCAAACTATCCAAGATCGCATCAAAAATGACACGGGTGCCAAGGCCGCCTTCAAGCGGGCACTCTCGGGTGAGCACTACCACCTACGCAAAGTGTATCCCTGTACGCTGCCCTATTTGGCAGACATCCACGAGCAACAGCAGCATCTCTGGATTTTTGTGGCTTGCCTCGCGATTTACCACGACCAAGACTCTGAACCTGCCCCCCGCAATTTTGCCCAAAGCTGCTTAGACTTACAAAACAGCACTGAATCCAAAGGCCCCGAGCGACGATTTAGAACCCTGTTGGATACAGATCTGGCTGATATCCAATCTCCGATTACGGCGTTGGTGCGACAGATTAAAAGTAAAAAGGACAAGAACATTCCTGTTTATTATCCCCAACTCATCGCCGATCTTTGTTTTTGGGATCATCCCGATCAATTTATTCAAGATCAATGGGCTAAAACCTTCTGGCGGGCAACTTCCCCTTCAAACAAACCGGATGAGGCAGATTAG